The following are encoded in a window of Ricinus communis isolate WT05 ecotype wild-type chromosome 4, ASM1957865v1, whole genome shotgun sequence genomic DNA:
- the LOC8264516 gene encoding probable calcium-binding protein CML16 → MKQKQHRPHIFNKPKYPEQNKTRQRNKDNSFLSLFPFPLPVVSSFPPSPPPPPPAPSSSPLPPLLPLPLSLPSPAAMMATLQPDQLKQLKDIFMRFDMDSDGSLTQLELAALLRSLGLKPTGDQLQILLSNMDANGNGYVEFDELVHAILPDMNEDVLINQEQLLEVFRSFDRDGNGYITAAELAGSMAKMGHPLTYKELSEMMREADTNGDGVISLNEFANIMAKSASDFLGI, encoded by the coding sequence ATGAAACAAAAACAACACAGGCCTCATATCTTCAACAAACCAAAGTACCCggaacaaaacaaaacaagacaaagaaataaagacaattcttttctttctctttttccatTTCCTTTACCggttgtttcttcttttcctccaTCACCACCGCCGCCACCACCGGCACCGTCATCATCGCCACTACCACCGCTTTTACCTTTACCATTATCATTACCATCACCTGCAGCCATGATGGCAACTCTCCAACCCGACCAGCTCAAGCAGCTTAAAGACATATTTATGCGGTTTGACATGGATTCAGATGGCAGCCTAACACAGCTAGAACTTGCAGCTCTTCTTCGATCTCTTGGTCTGAAACCAACAGGTGACCAACTCCAAATTCTGCTATCAAATATGGATGCGAATGGCAATGGTTACGTGGAGTTTGATGAGTTGGTGCATGCTATATTGCCTGATATGAATGAAGATGTGTTGATCAACCAAGAACAATTGTTAGAGGTATTCAGATCATTTGATAGGGATGGTAATGGATATATAACTGCAGCTGAACTTGCTGGCTCAATGGCTAAAATGGGTCATCCTTTAACGTATAAAGAGCTCTCGGAAATGATGAGAGAGGCTGATACAAATGGAGATGGCGTTATTAGTCTTAATGAGTTTGCTAATATCATGGCTAAATCTGCTTCTGATTTTCTTGGTATATAG